CGGATTTCGCGAGCCTGAAACAGCGCGGGAGGGTCCATCGCGACCAGGCACAGCAGCTGCAACACATGGTTCTGCAGCACATCGCGCAAGGCGCCTGATGTGTCATAGTAGGCGCCTCGACCGCCTTCCATACCGATCGATTCCGCCACCGTGATCTGGACGTTGTCGACATGGTTGCGGTTTAGCAGCGGTTCGAAAAATGTGTTCCCGAAACGGAACAGCAATATGTTCTGCACCGTTTCCTTACCCAGATAGTGATCGATTCGGTAGATCTGTTCTTCGTGCAGAAAATTACGCAGCTGCTCATTCAACACTTCTGCGGATTTCAGATCGTGCCCGAATGGCTTCTCCACGACAACTCGCAAACGGTCGCGATGCTTGCGGAGTTCCGGAATCATGCCGGCCGAATTCAGGCCTCGCACAGCATCGTCAAACAGAGCTGGAGCGGTCGCGAGGTAGACGACTCGCGGCGAATCCGCTTTCGTCCCCAACTGCTGTTCCAGTGCCTTTGCCGATTCATGTAAGGACGCGTAATCGGCTTCTGTACTGATGTCGACCTTGCGATAGAACAGTTGCTTCGCGAACGTGTCCCATGCGGCTGCGGTATCTTTGTCATCGTTGCCCTTGAGCGCAGATTCACGCAGTTCGTTGCGGAACTGTTCGTCAGTTTTATCTCGTCGAGCCACCCCAATCACCGGACTGCGTTCGTTGAGAAAACCCTTCTGCGAAAGCTTAAACAACGCGGGAATCAGCTTTCTCGCCGTCAGGTCTCCGGACGCACCGAAAATCAGAATCGTGTTGTCACCTGTCGATAAAAATGCTTCAGCCATTCGTCTTCCTCGGAATTTGGTATGATCCCTGATGTGTCTGAGCGGGAAGGCTATCGGCTTGCCAACGTCGTTGCTACCGGACTTAAAACGTAGTTAGAGGTTTTAGACCGAAGAAGCGGGAATCTATGAAGATCGGAATCATGGCGGACATCCACGACAACGTGGACAACCTGCGTCACGCCATCGGCCTGTTTAACGCTCTTAACTGCAGGCTGATTCTGCTGGCTGGTGATCTGGTGTCGCCACTGGTGGTGCCTTCCATGCGAAAGCTGACAGGCCGTGTCATCGCCTGTTTCGGCGACAACGACGGTAACAAGCCCGGCATCATCGGCGGCATGAAAATTGTTGGAACGCTGGGCCACGGGCCGATGTGCCACCAGACCAGCGACGGCCTGAAGATCGTGATGGCTCACCAGTTGAACGAACTACGCGACTGCCTGGGCGATGCCGACGTCGCCGTGTTCGCTCACACGCATCGCCCCAGCATTGTGGAAGACAAGCATGGGCGAGTCTTCATCAATCCAGGTGAAGTAGGCGGCTGGATGTTTCGTAAGCCGAGTGTCGTCGTGCTGGATTCGCAGACTCGAAAGGCAGAACTGCATCACCTGCCCGAAATGCCGCCGGGCGTTTTCATTCCGGAACCAGGGTAAGACGCTACGTCAGGATCAGCGGCCCGTCCGAACAGAATTCCTTCTTGCCGAAGGATTCGACGTGATGGCCAAAGCCGTGAGCGATCGACATCAGCATGCGGTTGTGAGGCACCTTCGGAAACTGCAGCGAGCGGCCCATCTTGTAGTCCAGTCCTCCGCCGACCA
This DNA window, taken from Fuerstiella marisgermanici, encodes the following:
- the zwf gene encoding glucose-6-phosphate dehydrogenase, giving the protein MAEAFLSTGDNTILIFGASGDLTARKLIPALFKLSQKGFLNERSPVIGVARRDKTDEQFRNELRESALKGNDDKDTAAAWDTFAKQLFYRKVDISTEADYASLHESAKALEQQLGTKADSPRVVYLATAPALFDDAVRGLNSAGMIPELRKHRDRLRVVVEKPFGHDLKSAEVLNEQLRNFLHEEQIYRIDHYLGKETVQNILLFRFGNTFFEPLLNRNHVDNVQITVAESIGMEGGRGAYYDTSGALRDVLQNHVLQLLCLVAMDPPALFQAREIRDEKMKVLQALRPGSDGSLKSWAIRGQYSDGLVDKQPALAYREEERVPSGSNRETYVGMHVEIDNWRWAGVPFYLRTGKRLPQRVTEIAFQFKHPPLNLFSTVECDGNLCDIVEARPNELVLRIQPQESIFLRFSTKRPGMQYHVQPVAMEFDYEDHFSEQLPEAYERLLLDVIRGDSTLFTRSDELLAAWKFVEPVLQHWETTGSGLEFYPSGTWGPAAADRLLSNTGRSWRQPKV
- a CDS encoding YfcE family phosphodiesterase, yielding MKIGIMADIHDNVDNLRHAIGLFNALNCRLILLAGDLVSPLVVPSMRKLTGRVIACFGDNDGNKPGIIGGMKIVGTLGHGPMCHQTSDGLKIVMAHQLNELRDCLGDADVAVFAHTHRPSIVEDKHGRVFINPGEVGGWMFRKPSVVVLDSQTRKAELHHLPEMPPGVFIPEPG